A single region of the Labeo rohita strain BAU-BD-2019 chromosome 3, IGBB_LRoh.1.0, whole genome shotgun sequence genome encodes:
- the LOC127163449 gene encoding 5-hydroxytryptamine receptor 3A produces the protein MTSMRPVLKWKTPTYVFVDLLVTSITEVNEKAQSLSTQVTVIHGWVNQFTVWNPDDFCGITECSVKKDMIWTPDISITESIKTEFATMENQYVQLLNAGIVVTSNTFTVTMACKMNLHQFPFDVQSCTFTLQSPIHTTEELIINPVSDASFLTLSSKKAFQTQGEWELLSLNTSKANVSTFGHPQDQLIYKITIKRRPLLYVINFLMPVLYFLILDLASFFIDSSGGEKLGFKVTLLLSVSVLLLLLQDMLPSTANDIPLIGIYCIVIFTLMAISVLETIFVNFLIAKGNRTVSVRPKESSSALSDAVKDTKSPPDSETDRNEERLYTLDILKQILVEFQAAATQQNQQERKCLSWTRVATIVDVIFYFLYVIAVIVFLITLSKAWFP, from the exons ATGACCTCCATGCGGCCcgttttaaaatggaaaacccCTACCTATGTTTTTGTAGACCTCCTAGTGACCTCCATTACAGAAGTG AATGAAAAAGCCCAGAGCCTTTCAACACAAGTCACAGTTATCCAT GGTTGGGTGAATCAGTTCACAGTATGGAACCCAGATGACTTCTGTGGAATCACTGAATGTTCTGTTAAAAAGGATATGATTTGGACTCCAGACATCAGCATCACTGAAAG CATCAAGACAGAGTTTGCAACAATGGAAAATCAGTATGTCCAGCTGTTGAATGCAGGCATTGTTGTGACATCTAACACTTTTACTGTGACCATGGCCTGCAAGATGAACCTGCACCAGTTTCCCTTTGACGTCCAAAGCTGCACTTTTACCCTTCAGTCTCCAATCCATACAA CCGAGGAGCTCATAATCAACCCAGTCTCTGATGCTTCATTTCTGACCCTCAGCTCGAAGAAAGCCTTTCAGACTCAAGGAGAGTGGGAGCTCCTCAGTTTAAATACGTCTAAAGCCAATGTCAGTACTTTCGGACATCCACAGGATCAGCTGATATATAAG ATCACCATCAAGAGAAGACCTTTACTGTATGTCATCAACTTTCTAATGCCAGTACTTTACTTCCTCATTCTGGATTTGGCCTCCTTCTTCATCGATTCAAGTGGAGGAGAGAAGTTGGGTTTTAAAGTAACTCTGCTTCTGTCTGTTTCTGTGTTGCTGCTGCTTCTCCAAGACATGCTGCCCTCTACTGCCAATGATATTCCACTGATTG GGATTTATTGTATTGTCATCTTCACTCTGATGGCCATCAGCGTTCTGGAGaccatttttgtgaattttctgATTGCTAAAGGAAATCGGACCGTTTCAGTAAGACCAAAGGAAAGCTCATCTGCtctttctg ATGCAGTGAAGGACACTAAGAGTCCTCCAGACTCAGAAACAGACAGGAATGAAGAGCGTCTGTACACTCTTGACATCCTGAAGCAGATCCTCGTGGAGTTTCAGGCTGCTGCTACTCAGCAAAACCAACAAGAGAGGAAATGCCTGAGCTGGACCAGAGTGGCAACAATAGTAGATGTGATCTTTTACTTTCTGTATGTAATCGCAGTTATTGTGTTTCTGATAACACTGTCCAAAGCTTGGTTCCCATGA